The DNA window TGGTTACCTTACTCTCTCATTTTAGTATTATTCTTACTCAAGTAATTTTTTGCATGATGTATTGTACCTTGTACAATATGGATGAACAATATGCACTCTGCTTCTGTGCATGCTTATGATCTAATAAAGGATCTTTTAGTTGTTGTCTGGATATCATGAGGAGCCCGTTCTGATAGACACACACGCTTAGGAGCATGTAGTGCTATAGATTAATAAGTAATAACtgctgctttttcttttaaacatGTAGATCAATGCTGCAGAGTTTGTTTGTCCATTTTGGTTTTCTGCTGGGGCAAAGACATTGATACAGAAAATTCTggatcctaatcctaaaacagTGAGTACattggtttatttattttcaacttagATTTATTAATTGGCTCAGTTACAAGCTATGTGCGTTATGCTATGTATGAATTGAAATTCACATGGATCTCTTTTCTTCTACCATTTAGTCAATGCTATTTTGTGAGCAGAACCTTGATCAAAATGCCATTGCTTTGAATCTATTTAGTTCTTAAGATAGTTTTATGCTTTCATTAGGATTTGCACCTATGGAAATTTTAAGCCTGATTGGTGATATTTTCTTAGAATTTCATGTATCATTTAATATAATTCTGATAAATGCAGCGGATGAAAATTGAAGAAATAAGGAAAGATCCATGGTTCAGGAGAAACTATGTTCCGGTCAGACTTAGTGAAGATGTGGAAGTCAATTTGGATGATGTTCAGGCAGTTTTTGACGATATTGAGGTCTGCTCTTGTTTTTGGCACTgttgtttaatttgttattgttgcaTAGAAACATCTGATATGTGAATTCACTTGTGAAGGATTGAAGATGTGGAGAAAATATGTTCATTCATGATAGGATAATGATACCAGATTACTAGAAAATGTATAATGATAACTTTGCTACATCCTTTGATCTCTGATAATTACGTAGTTATTGTTCCTTGATATTCATTTGAGCAATTAAGTTGCTGCACCCGTTATCCAGTGGTAGCATGTTgtttcttctcattcttctcattCACTACTCTAGGTATGCTCATAAGTTTTGCTGTTTGACAGGACAAATATGTTTCTGAGAAGTCAGAAAGTACTGAGGGAGGTCCTTTGATAATGAATGCATTTGAGATGATTACCTTATCTCAAGGGTTGAATCTTTCACCGCTATTTGACAGGCGTCAGGTATTGTATCCAAGCATATTCTTTCCTCAAATTCATGGTTCCTTtttggggcttttgttgattcTGTGTTTTTCAAGGTTGTCGGTTGCATTGCTTAAACTGatatttcctttttttactttCCTAATAGGATTATGTGAAGCGGCAAACCCGTTTTGTTTCACGTAAACCAGCAAGGGTTATAATTTCATATATTGAAGCTGCTGCAGAGTCAATGGGTCTTAAGGTCCATTCTCGTAACTATAAGGTATCACTCTGCTTGTTCACTTCCCATTTGATAAATTTTGGATACTTTTAAATAAATGCTGAAGCTGATAAGAATTGGTATTGTAATGCTCCAACCTTGATCTTTGTCATAATTCAGAGCAGAGTACAGTGATCTATGGCAACAATTTCATAAGTTATTTATGTCATATTAGCTTACTTCATTTGTAGTGAAAATAATTGCTCCAATAAAATTTGGTCCTTTATTAGGAAGTCCCCAAGTAAGGTTTCATATTCAAAAAGTGATGATGTTGGGTTGTTAAATCCTTAGACTAGTTagaactttattttctttcttttctttcttttctttctttttcacttttttctgTTGATTACTAATATAATGCTCTTACAGATGAGGCTTGAAGGAGTTGCTGCAAATAATGTTGCTCAATTTGCAGTGGTTTTGGAGGTAACTTGTTGCTTCTTactgtattttattattttcaatatgaAAACTTTGGTTTCTAACCATAATTGAAATCTTCTTTTATCAAAAAGGTGTTTGAGGTTGCACCATCACTTTTCATGGTAGATGTTCAAAAGGCAGCTGGTGATACTCTCGAATATCACAAGGTTAGTCCAGATCTATGTACACGGTTCACCACAATTGAACAGATAATAACAAGTTCCCCATTCTTCAATGAATGAAATTATGTTATGCTTCAAAGTTTTTTATGAATCCTGCCATCCTGGATTAAAGAGAATCGGGATGTTATTTGACTTATTTCcttaaaaaagatttatttgTTTGTGCATATAAATAGGCAGTTAACATTTTACACTTTCTTTAGTTTTACAAGAATCTCTGTGGAAAATTAGAAAGCATTATCTGGAGACCGATGGAGCCAGCCCCAGATTCTGGTATGCTTCGACAAATGACTGTATGATCCAGTTCTTGGGAATATGATGGTAATgataaattagaagaaaaaaaacaccGAAAGCTGCGGATTGTGCTCCATTAATCTACCGAGAAATGGCATGTTCATGGCCATCATAAGGCAATGTACAGTTTGTATGATATGTGTTGAGAGAGAAAGGGTGTCACTGTCAAATAGAAGTGGAGAGCCCCTGCATCAGAGTTTATGGTTTTTGTTTGATATAAATAGAAGCCTGTACTGAAGCTACCCCCACACAATCAGGTTCTGGGAGAATTgatcttatatatatttactatAGAAATAATGAAACCCCCCTGTTGTTTTGCGTCCGTCCAGAGGTCTATCTTTAAGATGAACGAGAAGATTCCAGAGATTGACATGAACAACAGAGAATATCAAATGTCGAACTTCTGGATTCTGgtgatattcaatttgttcttcaaaattttttttttcacacatTGCACTAATTCTCCACTGGAAACTCGAACCCGGATATGGAGTTTATGAGCCTCATGAAAATATCCAATTATCCACTGGCCTCATGGGTCTTGCCTTACTTTGATATTTTAAGTGACAAAATAATGTTTGGGCCAttcgtaaaaaaataaaaagtataagaTTATTAGTGATCAGACCAGTCTAGTCTAGCTCAAAAGATGGATTTGTATGTttaccaaaacaaaaaaatttaaaaaaataaaaaataaaaaaagatggcATTCTATAATTTGAAAACTCAGACCAAAAAGAGGATGACAAAAACTGAAGAACTAACCATTATTGTGAGCatttataaattaagaaatttttaaaatgtttttggAATATCAGTATTGTAATCATTTTAGTcatttatttcaattaatataatattatatacatttttataattaaaatcaatggCCAAAACTATTAAAATCTTgacattctaaaaatatttgaaatttttttcttaaattatgattagaatttaatttttatacatcaaaatttaatataatcaaCACTGCATTGTCACATCAATaaagtaactaattttttaactcTTATAATTAACGACAAAAGTTTTGCACTAAAGATGAAAAATGAACATTTGAAACTCTGATACGTTAAAGTCAGAAAACATGCACAGTAATCTCCGTAGTACATAACCGTTGCGTCATTTTCGTAACATGAAATGTCGTCTTAAGTGAATTTAATGGTTACGTACAGGGCAGTTAGGATCAATAACTGAAGCACCTCAATCCAAACACGTGGATCATAATTCCAAGTTCAGTtcagaaataaaataagctCAAACTATAATATCACCACCACCAAGTTGGTTCAGTGCTACCTAAATTCATCTTTTCCTTTCAACCTTGAGTCTTATAATAGAAAACAGTTTGTGCTCAAAGTATCACCCACGTTGATCTGTATATCTAATTTTACTttatttcgaaaaataaaaaggaagaaaCCTATGTTGGGGAGAGTCAATTTTCCTTGATTTAAAAGAATTCTTTTAAGCATGGGAGGATTAACTAAAGTGAAGAGAtcgataaaataataaaataatattttagttacttttaatttataatttttattatttaagagtctcattataattaaaatattatttaagattATGCTACGTGTATACCAGAATCAGTTACCAAACTCAActaccagtataaaatacatgttgaaatacaaatacacattgaaaataaattaaaccacacatgtatttatacacaaatacattgatggctgattttagtagttaattttagtgtacgaataacatttttttattattttatcatttttccaACCCTCCTATTTTAAAAGAGCTTGATTTAAGGGAAAGAAAAGCATGACTGCTTTACacaataaattttgtttttgactCAATTAATGTAGGCTATGTTGTTATCCCAGTGGCCATGTTACTTTTATAGCCAAAGCAGTAAAGCAGAGAACCAAGATGTGGCCTACCTCATAGTAAATAAAATCCATGATGATCATGGCAGGCATATGTTTCTTTCTTCCTTGGAATTAATAATCCAACCAACTAACTATAAGATCATGATTAGACTATATACTAACAGTtaccatataaaaataaattggaaCTACTAAGAATAAAGCtaatagtaaattaaattagtaatataatacaCTCCTAAACCAAGTTTGTTGGGTATTGATTGATTAATTTGGAAAGGAGAGAATGTTGTGAATTTGGGTTAATACTAAACAAGCACCTGGCACACTAAAAATTTCCCCCAAGCTCAAAGTATATAATTGAGTATGCCACTATAATTAGGCACTATATACAGTATACACCCAAATGTTTATCATcaaagttttttttgttttttattttttattaaggtTCAAAGAACTTGTTACCACATTTGCACTTCCATGACAAGAGATAATAGCCTTCATCTCTTGGAGCAGTTTCCTTGTGAATGTGGCCATCTCTATGGTGAGGAGTGATAACAAGAGCAGCCATGCAAGGTCTGCAGTTCAAGCATTTGTTGACACACCTTGGAGGCCTTGATCCTAATACCAGCTTCTTTTGCATCAaaccattgttgttgttgttgttgttgcttgaacttgaaattgaatttgaattggaAGGTGACCCTGCTATGTCCAAGAAAACACAACAAGAACATGAGTTAGACCAAGAGACACTAAGATAAAGTATTTGGACAATGatggttttctttgtttttacctGAATTAGAAGGAAACAAGGTTAGAGAAATGATGAGAATCATGGTCACTGAGAATTTTAGTCCATTGGGGTATTTTTTTGAGGATTCCATAGTCTAAGGAGGAATAAtagaaagaaggaaaaagtgTGAAGTGTGaagagttttcttttctttttttttttttaagggaGAAAGATATGGAAAGTAGGGATGATGAGTAGTAGGGGTTTTCTTTTGATCATTGATGCAATGAATCTCTCATCAAATTTTAAGGGGTCCCAATTGTTGAATGAAGAGTTTTGgtgtttctaatttttaattttttcttaagaGGAACAGGTACTATGACTTGAGGTATTCAGCGTGAATGACTGAAGTCACAGtttcttttcatatcttttgCTGGAGTGAATTGACTACCCTATGCTAACTTTTGAAATAATTGAAGGTACTATACCATCTCTCTTTTGTCACCATATAAGGGTGTGGCTATAAGATTTTGGTCATTTTGCATTTGGCTCTGCTATACTCTTCAATAATACTATATATCACTATTAAATTCTACTACTTCACAGTATTTTTTTTCCCCTCTAGTCTTGTAACAAATGCAAGTCAAGAATACAAATTCAGATTATGGCCAATTCAATCAAGATTTTTCTTAAATGGACCACTTCATTCAAATCAAGCTACAATTCCAGTTTTCATAGGCTTCCAATgcttgttcctatttgtatggTTTCATGTAGCCCCTCCATTGGCtctcttttcctatttttgatTTAATAGtttttctaaatatttaaataccAAATGAACTTAAAATAGATATAAGTTCTTCGTTTAATAATTAGAAAGTTTCACATACTACTCCTAACAATGTTGTACCATCATAACCAACAAGGATTAGTCCAAGTGGTAAATGACTCGTTCGCTTAACCAGGTCtcagagttttttttttttggagttcCATTTAAGAATTTGTCACTGACTAATAGGTTGTTGCATGTACAAAAAAACAGAAGTTTTCATTACAATTAATTCACTTAAAATGTGATTATTTTTGGGCTGTCTCTGATGAACAACTCCTATTAGAGAAACAAAAATTTTcattagattaaaataaaattagccaCTATAGCCCAAGTCCATGAGATTTTCttagtattttgtattttttgccCATAGATTAGGCCACAGAGAAAACCGCCATTTATTAATAGAGTCTGTTAAGAGTCTTCCACTGACAATTATGCAACAAAGAACAGAACACACCCACCTGCCAGTGTACAAACTTACAagctataataatatatatattttgattgttttATGTCACACTATATAATCATATACCAGTTCAAATTTAATTGGTTCCATCTTTAACACAAGGGTCAATGTAGAACAACTTTGTATGTATGGATGATATTTTATCAAATCACAAGTTGGATAACAAACTGAACCACAACCACCTAAGAATTTTCCTTGGCAGATATATGTGTATATCAATGAGGAATTGAAAGATTAGATGAAAGATTCCACTGACTTAAAGGACAGGTGGTGTCTTTCAATGTTTTTTGTGTGCCACTTTGTGTCAAGGTTAGAAGTATTAGTTAGTTGTAGGATACCCTTACCTCAACCTAGCTATAGAGAACATGACATTACACTATACACAAAACATGTTCAATGCTGATCAAGTTGTAATTAcattacatacatacatatgcACATGAATAAATAACAGATTAAGTTTGTGAAATCTtgtcaaaggagaagaaaacaagaaggctcctccattattatttgttaataGTGTTTAgtaaagcagtgaaaaagatgGCAGTGGTGAACCACATGGCAAAAGGCAAAGGTTATTCCTTAGGGTAACCCTGATGATAATAGTAGCATAGTGATTAGGTAGCTGTAGCTGAAGGCACAtacagagagagaaagagagagtaaTCAGTAATGGTTCAATTCAATGGTTGTGTGAATTGTGATTCTGAAAAAGGGTCCATTGTGGTTGGCAGCAGGTCCCGCCCGTTATGCTTGGTGCTTGCCTTTTAAGAGTAGGACAAAGTGGTCACTCTAAGAAAagactatatatataaatatatataaacaatgCACCAACTATACAAAATATCCTTTTTTTCCAACCAGACAGATTTTCTCACAGAAGAATCACTACCCCTTGGAAATCTTGCTATTATAGATATCTTATCTTACATCAAGAAGAaagctgttgttgttgttgttgttgtacaatcattttgtggtggcaCTTGGCTCTCATTGCACAGCACCATCATCCTCCTCTTCCTGTATGATTTGTGCAACTTTTGTCCTCTTATTTTTGTCCAAACTAATATGTCTCAACCAAATTCagatatatttttaacttcTACTCTTTCATCTCTTTGAGTATGTACACAGCTCAAAGTACTTTTCTATACTATCTTTGCTTTAACACATCCTTTAAAACTGAATTACTGAGGTTTTAGTCTTGGATGATAAAAGGTTTTAAACTGCATTGACGCGAAATGCTTGTGCACCAGACTTGTTCTTTTTATGCTCATTCTCCCCTAGTCTGAACACCTGGGCATCCATGACACCATAACATTGGGGCAACAATGCTGTCATGGTAACTCATGAAGGTGAATTCAGCTAACCTCAACAAATGTACACTCCTAGTTGTAAGAAAAAATCAAACCTTGGAGGTAAAGGGTAAAATATAATATGTCCTTTTCCAAACCAATACCAAATTGACACGTTTACCACATATCTGTCCATTCATATAACTTCTTTGGAAACAAGACTCCTCCCATGAAATGaaagaaatatatatttctTAACTAGAGAATTGAATGCAGTGCTTTAATcctgaaatgaaattaaacttTCCTCCAAATCCAGTTCCAAATGTGGGATATAACTCACAATTATAACACAAAGGTATAGAATATacaataatcatatatatatccTGGAAACCGGAGATTGCATTATTATGAAAGATAAACCAAGTAGTTTGCTGAGTACAATTCATAAGCAAGAGAAGCCTACAAGAACAAGGACTGGACtataaaaagaacaagaaaaaaacaACCCAAAACTTGGATTGTTGTGGCAGAACAAATGAATGCCCTGTCACACCAAAGCCCTTGAATATGAGACATCTACCCTTAGGATTGAACTAAACAACCAGAGCGACAagacaaaaagaaacaaagcttAAGTCTAGCCAACATCATAGTAATGTGCGACAGAAGCTCAAACACAAGGTACATAACATCCCGAGGGACTATAAGCAATGCACCATCAAGCAGTGGAAACCATTAACCAAAAAGACTTAGTAACTGTATTCTCAGGGGAACATAGCAGTAAAAGTGAGTGGCCTGCACTTAGCCGAGGCCAAAAAAGGGTTGTAACAAGCATATTTATGTGTGAATCATGCTTGCAAAAAAAGGGGTTGTGTAAGGTACATGCCAAAGTTCCCGGAAAACAACTAAGCCAACAAACCACCACCAATCCACCATTGATAGGTGCATATCAGCCCAAAAAGTATGCTGAATGTTACCCCTTGTTGAGTTCTTTATTATATAGCTCAATGCATCATCATGTAGTGTAGTGTAGTGTAGTGTAGAGTCCTCCAATTTCCAGTTCcattttcttcaactctagtTCCTTTCCTGAGTTTATATACTTCTATTATGATTGATTAAGACAGAATATCACATCTCCACAGATTCTCCACTAGCAAATCAATTGTGCTGCTGCCAATTGAACTGCAGTGTTGAAGATTCAAACCCAACAAGGTTTGGCCCAACTTTTTCAGGAAAGGCACACTCTTGTTTGACACATCAGAACAGCCAGACAAAGAAAGAATTTGTAAACTAAGCTGCGTGGCATGAGATAGAATGGATACACCTGCGTCAGTGATGGCACACTTCGACACGTCTAGGTCGTTGAGCAACAGGCAGTTGTCTGCAATCGCAACCAAGCTTGCATCGGTGATTTTCCAGCATCCATCGAGATTTAATAACTCAAGGGTTCCACCATGTAGCTTAGCCAAGGCTGAAACAATGCTATCTGTCAAGTTCCAGCAGCCGGTAAGGTTCACCTTGACTAGTCCTGCCTCGCAGTTCTCCAATAGAGGGAGAAGGCCAGCATCTGTTATGCCATAAAGTCCAGTTAGATCAACATGCTGAATTTGGGGACACAATTTTCCAACCATGGCGAGGCTAGCACTACTGAAACCGGGGCAGTTTTGAATAGTTAACGACCGAAGAGACTTGCAAGGAGATAGCATGGATACTTCCACATCAATATCCTTGATTCCCATGCACTTCACAAGGGTGAGAGATTTCAACTTTGGTTTGATGTTTGAAAGGGCACCAATGATCCCAGACTGGGTAACCCGGTTACACTCCTCTAACTGCAAGCTCTCAAGAGACCCTGCAGCCTTGCCGAATGCTATAAGTCCACTGTCAGATACAAAGCAACACTTGCGAAGGCACATCTGTTTCAAATTGGAACAACCCTTGCCCAAAGCTTCGATGCTTGCATCGGTTACCCCTCGGCAAGAAGTGATGGTTAATGAAACCAACTTCTGCAGACCTTGAGCAACACCCATGACCCAAAAGCCCCTTTCACTGATATTTCGGAGACCACATAGAACCAAATTTGTGATTGCCTTTCCATAATGTCCAACAACAGCCAGAGAAAAATCGGTGATGTTCAAGGCCTGAAGTTTTACCCTTGATAGCTCAGAAGCCGATGATAACAGACTAGATACTCCATGATCCCCAACAAGAGGACAATCCTTAATAGAGATTGACTGTAACTTGGGGCAACACCTTGCAATTGCTTGCAAGCCTTCATTACCAATCTTCGAGCAAGATTCAATGTTTAAGGTTGTCAAGTTGGGGCATCCTTCAGCTATTGCAATCAAACCCTTGTTGCTGATTGAGGAAGATAAGCACAAGTCAAGCTTCTCTAATAGATGGCATCCCTTTGCTATTTCAGCTAGACCTTCATCACCAACAGATGATACATTCCACAGAGAAAGTGATCTTAGAGAAGGGCAACCGTGAGCAACTGCGAAGAGGCCAAGATTCGTGACACCACGCACCGAGTTGCTTCCCCTAATAGAGAGCTTCCCAAGTCCCCCACGGCCACTAGTCCCAACAGCAATTGCAGCAAGCCTTGCATCAGTAGCTTTCTTCCCTTCCAAACACCTTGTAAGGTACCCATCTTGATCCTCATCTGAAGAGACCATTTCAACATCTGAAGAAGCAGGCCTCTCGATTTCGGCCTTGCAGATACTGCTCATAAGCATAAGCCATTTTTTAGAAACACAAGCACATGAGCTTCTCTCTTTGGCACTAGGGAGCCGTCTGAATATCTCGAAGAGACACTCATCAGGAAGGGTGTCAACACTAGGCTTTTGATCTTTCTCATGCTCATGGTTGTTAAAGATAAAGGGGGCACTGATCCGAGCTCGCTTGTTAGGAGGGTAGTACACATCCACATTGGAACCGATAGTGTACAATCTACCCAAATCCATGGGACCAAAGGAACTCCCAGGATAGAGTTCATCATCGCCTGAAAAATCCATTCAAAAAATCTGAAATCAGCCTCACAAAAAATGGCTCCAACTCAATACAGGATAGTATATCCTAGAACCAAAACTTATGTTCATCTAATCTCTTATCATATATACAATATTTGAGCCTTCAGCACTATACTTTATAAGAGATTACTATCTCTATTACCAGATCCAAACTCTCTTATTGCAACAACTAGCTTTAGGAAAGTTGTCTCTATTCTAAGTATATCATCCAACAACATCCTAAAAGATCTCTTCCTATCTATACAATCACAAACTTAATAACCTATAGATTGAATCAAGCATATCATAACTAGGAAACTAACTGAACCATGGATCAAAGGCAagtaaaaagagaagaaaagccAAGTAGAAGGCGTACCACTGTAATTAACAAGGGTAGGCATGTCGAAAAGCATAAGAATCCAAGTGACAGCAGCAGAAAGTGAAAgcaaaacagcccagaatcaGAAGAAACAGCAGCAGCAAAgacacagaagaagaagaagcagatgaGAATGAGAATGTGAAGAAGGTTCAATAGCATTTGAGAGGGAGGAACCCCACGAAGCAGggcaaaaaaggaagaagatttGGAATGGTTTGATGAAGAAAAGGTTGAGTTTTGAGAAGTGGGGGAatgagttatatatatatataagatgtGTGTGCTGCAAATGTTATGAAAAGGTTATTATATTTGGAAAAAAGAGGGAAGGATAGGTGTCGTCCACAGGGAAGACTGAGTGAAACAATTAAACAAACACAACACACGCACAAAACATAGGTTGAATGCAATGCAACTATGCCATTCCAACAATGCATTGAATCCTccctttatataaaattaataattaagaataattaaataatttaataaatttaattaaattattatctaataacggtttgttatcaattttatataaaattaattatacctgaatttttatcttaattaataataataaaattattatttattatgattattaattACTTTAACTGTTTGCATGGTTGATTAAGTTGCCTTTGAAGGGGATCTAGATTTTGAAGTACAAGTTGAATTGTTAGTTGTAACTAACCCCAATACATGAACGTCCAAGTACAATATCCTGGTCTCTGTAcgttactctctctctcttgctttTCATGTTCCTACTTCCTACCTTGTCTTGATTCAAAATATTACTGTCAACATTTTTTATTAGAGTAAATTATCGTTTTTGTTCTCAATGTCTgggataaattttatttatatctctaacgtttaaatcgtcctatttgtatttttaatgtttgtaaaagtgattcaatgttattctgccgtcaattacacatcatgaacgctttagtttgaattttaaaaatctcttcttgaagGTAGAATACAAATGTTTGGGATAAAATCGATAATCCACTCCAAAAAATaactcatcaaaagttgaaactaattcctacaacatttacataattcacttttttagggacataattgaatctaaacacaaatagtgggtataatattaaaatcgaacacatTCTAATGAGACCTAATTGACCATGAATATATCTAAgtaagaataattgaaaaatataatctaatttgttagtataattgatagtaggataacattgaatcacttttataaacgttagggatacaaataggacgatttaaacgttaagGACAGAAATAAGACTTACTCCAAACGttgggacaaaaacgatactttactcttttttattaatattagtaaaatattttagttattattttattataatttaaaatttaaaaatttaaaatttagtctttAGTATTTGTTCCGgtggttacctgaaacgtgtagctcggtcgtctggaaagacccgaggtgggggttcagggacccgagcttgatatgtagagtggttggtggttgtacctgcaatgacactccgatgcttaagttagcatgggtccaagcagatatgtgtagaatatggaatgaatgccatacctgggtgctccagtgtatttatagtagttggccgtgatcttccctggataagatattcttatcttatcttatctttgggagttttatctctatctttgtggaaccgccttttctaggccttttcggcctttaggttttgggctgcgttccttttgatgggccttccttgctttatttgtccgaggtccgacctgtaGGTGCGAGCCTTAgggcgaggtcggaccttttatgaatttgccgagttggaggagctcggtcagggtatgaacagtgccttgcccgagttcgtcctttttttgggaggtcgagctcgggcatagtagtttttcaaaattcaaaaatggccgttcctgcatttattgcatgtttaccgtttttcctcgatttccgttcgggctctgtgaaggctttatttatttgcccctttcctccttttttctgcgtttttgtttttcctttacCCTTTTCGAGCactatttcttctttctctttgctcTGCTTCCCCGAATCTCTCCGTGTGTTTTTCTGGGGTTCCCTCTGTGCCATCGTTTCGTTCTCCTT is part of the Arachis duranensis cultivar V14167 chromosome 1, aradu.V14167.gnm2.J7QH, whole genome shotgun sequence genome and encodes:
- the LOC107462405 gene encoding CBL-interacting protein kinase 24 isoform X2, with product MKKVRNKIGKYEVGRTIGGGTFAKVKFAKNTDTGDSVAIKVMAKSTILKHRMVEQIKREISIMKIVRHPNIVRLHEVLASKTKIYIILEFVMGGELYDKIAQQGKLSENDSRRYFQQLIDAVAHCHKKGVYHRDLKPENLLLDAFGNLKVSDFGLSALTKQGVDVLHTTCGTPNYVAPEVLGNQGYDGAAADVWSCGVILYVLMAGYLPFEEADLPALYNRINAAEFVCPFWFSAGAKTLIQKILDPNPKTRMKIEEIRKDPWFRRNYVPVRLSEDVEVNLDDVQAVFDDIEDKYVSEKSESTEGGPLIMNAFEMITLSQGLNLSPLFDRRQDYVKRQTRFVSRKPARVIISYIEAAAESMGLKVHSRNYKMRLEGVAANNVAQFAVVLEVFEVAPSLFMVDVQKAAGDTLEYHKFYKNLCGKLESIIWRPMEPAPDSGMLRQMTV
- the LOC127742392 gene encoding EPIDERMAL PATTERNING FACTOR-like protein 6 isoform X2 translates to MESSKKYPNGLKFSVTMILIISLTLFPSNSGSPSNSNSISSSSNNNNNNNGLMQKKLVLGSRPPRCVNKCLNCRPCMAALVITPHHRDGHIHKETAPRDEGYYLLSWKCKCGNKFFEP
- the LOC127742392 gene encoding EPIDERMAL PATTERNING FACTOR-like protein 8 isoform X1, with translation MESSKKYPNGLKFSVTMILIISLTLFPSNSAGSPSNSNSISSSSNNNNNNNGLMQKKLVLGSRPPRCVNKCLNCRPCMAALVITPHHRDGHIHKETAPRDEGYYLLSWKCKCGNKFFEP
- the LOC107462421 gene encoding EIN3-binding F-box protein 1 — translated: MLFDMPTLVNYSGDDELYPGSSFGPMDLGRLYTIGSNVDVYYPPNKRARISAPFIFNNHEHEKDQKPSVDTLPDECLFEIFRRLPSAKERSSCACVSKKWLMLMSSICKAEIERPASSDVEMVSSDEDQDGYLTRCLEGKKATDARLAAIAVGTSGRGGLGKLSIRGSNSVRGVTNLGLFAVAHGCPSLRSLSLWNVSSVGDEGLAEIAKGCHLLEKLDLCLSSSISNKGLIAIAEGCPNLTTLNIESCSKIGNEGLQAIARCCPKLQSISIKDCPLVGDHGVSSLLSSASELSRVKLQALNITDFSLAVVGHYGKAITNLVLCGLRNISERGFWVMGVAQGLQKLVSLTITSCRGVTDASIEALGKGCSNLKQMCLRKCCFVSDSGLIAFGKAAGSLESLQLEECNRVTQSGIIGALSNIKPKLKSLTLVKCMGIKDIDVEVSMLSPCKSLRSLTIQNCPGFSSASLAMVGKLCPQIQHVDLTGLYGITDAGLLPLLENCEAGLVKVNLTGCWNLTDSIVSALAKLHGGTLELLNLDGCWKITDASLVAIADNCLLLNDLDVSKCAITDAGVSILSHATQLSLQILSLSGCSDVSNKSVPFLKKLGQTLLGLNLQHCSSIGSSTIDLLVENLWRCDILS